In Vibrio coralliilyticus, the following are encoded in one genomic region:
- the hemB gene encoding porphobilinogen synthase: MESSSIPSPQLGITQRLRRLRTTPIMRTMVREHDVQLHDLIYPLFVEEALASPVPIAGLPGLTRIPEFQLTDEIRTLNALGIRAVMPFGVSHNKDDIGSDTWHQDGLLSRMIRTIKSTCPHMMVIPDICFCEYTTHGHCGALSEHDVDNDQTVTNLVKQCINAAEAGADMLAPSSMMDGQVGAIRQGLDDAGFTKVAILAHSAKFASAFYGPFRQAVECELEGDRRTYQLDYANGRQALSEALLDEQEGADILMVKPGTPYLDVLAQLRTQTRLPLAVYQVSGEYAAIKCSAQMGIVNEQEAVLETLTGFKRAGADLIVTYFAKQFAIWQQAAPDTMPIVE; encoded by the coding sequence GTGGAATCTTCCTCTATTCCTTCCCCACAACTGGGGATCACCCAACGTCTTCGCCGTTTACGCACCACCCCCATCATGCGCACTATGGTTCGTGAGCATGACGTGCAGTTGCACGATTTAATCTATCCACTCTTTGTGGAAGAGGCCCTCGCATCACCGGTGCCCATCGCTGGCTTGCCCGGGTTGACGCGGATCCCGGAGTTTCAACTGACCGATGAAATCCGTACACTGAATGCGTTGGGGATCCGCGCCGTCATGCCATTTGGGGTAAGCCACAACAAAGACGACATCGGCAGTGATACGTGGCATCAAGACGGTTTGCTCAGTCGCATGATTCGCACGATTAAATCAACATGCCCACACATGATGGTGATCCCTGATATCTGTTTCTGTGAGTACACTACACACGGCCATTGTGGGGCCCTCTCCGAGCATGACGTGGACAATGACCAAACGGTGACGAACTTAGTCAAACAGTGCATTAATGCCGCCGAGGCTGGGGCCGATATGCTCGCCCCCTCCTCCATGATGGATGGTCAGGTCGGAGCGATCCGCCAAGGGTTGGATGACGCTGGGTTTACTAAGGTGGCGATCCTCGCGCACAGCGCCAAATTTGCCTCAGCGTTTTACGGCCCATTTCGCCAAGCGGTAGAGTGTGAGCTTGAGGGCGATAGGCGCACGTATCAACTTGACTACGCCAACGGGCGTCAAGCCCTCAGCGAAGCCTTACTCGATGAGCAAGAAGGCGCCGACATCCTGATGGTCAAACCCGGAACGCCTTACCTTGACGTCTTAGCTCAGTTGCGTACTCAAACACGGCTTCCTCTGGCGGTCTATCAGGTCAGTGGAGAATACGCGGCCATTAAATGCTCGGCGCAAATGGGGATCGTCAATGAGCAGGAAGCCGTATTAGAAACCCTTACCGGTTTTAAACGAGCTGGCGCGGATCTCATCGTCACCTACTTTGCTAAACAGTTCGCGATCTGGCAGCAAGCCGCCCCCGATACCATGCCAATCGTGGAGTAA
- the pcaF gene encoding 3-oxoadipyl-CoA thiolase gives MSNAYLCDFVRTPIGRYAGALSSIRADDLAAIPLKALTERHTTVDWRRVDDVILGCANQAGEDNRNVARMSLLLAGLDTDVPGSTVNRLCASGMEAVSIAARTIKAGEANLIIAGGVESMSRAPYVMGKPDAPFARNTELYDTTMGWRFINARLESQYGACSMPETAENLAVKFGISRHDQDVFAHRSQTKYVAAQERGFFRHEIVPVEVARRRQDPLVVDTDEHPRLSSLETLAKLKPVVQAQGTVTAGNASGINDGAAALLLASESALGDHQLVPKARIVATACAGVEPSLMGFGPTPAIKKVLELTRLSLDQMDVIELNEAFASQVLSVVNHLGIVPDDPRLNPNGGAIALGHPLGMSGTRVIGTAMNQLTLQQGRYALCSLCVGVGQGMAMIIERV, from the coding sequence ATGTCTAACGCCTATCTGTGTGACTTCGTCAGAACCCCCATTGGCCGATATGCTGGCGCCCTATCTTCGATCCGAGCGGATGATCTGGCAGCGATACCGTTAAAAGCCCTGACAGAGCGTCATACCACGGTCGATTGGCGTCGCGTCGACGATGTCATTTTAGGTTGTGCCAATCAAGCGGGCGAAGACAACCGCAACGTGGCACGGATGAGTTTGCTGCTCGCCGGACTGGATACTGACGTACCGGGCTCCACCGTCAACCGGCTGTGTGCCTCTGGCATGGAAGCCGTGTCCATTGCCGCTCGTACCATCAAAGCGGGCGAAGCCAACCTGATCATTGCAGGAGGCGTCGAGTCGATGTCACGGGCGCCTTACGTGATGGGCAAACCCGACGCTCCGTTTGCTCGCAATACGGAACTCTATGACACCACTATGGGCTGGAGGTTTATCAACGCGAGGCTGGAGTCGCAATACGGGGCCTGTTCAATGCCTGAAACGGCAGAAAACCTCGCGGTCAAATTTGGTATCAGCCGACACGATCAGGATGTGTTTGCCCACAGGAGCCAGACCAAATACGTGGCGGCGCAAGAGCGCGGCTTTTTCCGCCATGAAATCGTTCCAGTCGAGGTGGCGCGTCGGCGTCAGGACCCGTTGGTGGTCGACACTGACGAACATCCTAGGCTATCAAGTCTCGAAACCTTGGCCAAATTGAAGCCCGTGGTACAAGCGCAAGGTACGGTCACAGCGGGAAACGCATCGGGCATTAACGACGGGGCAGCGGCACTGTTATTAGCATCAGAGTCGGCATTGGGCGATCACCAACTGGTGCCGAAAGCGCGCATCGTCGCGACAGCCTGCGCGGGCGTTGAGCCCAGCCTCATGGGGTTTGGTCCCACACCCGCGATAAAAAAGGTGCTGGAACTGACTCGACTGTCACTGGATCAGATGGACGTGATTGAGCTCAATGAAGCCTTCGCCTCTCAAGTGCTCTCCGTGGTCAACCACTTAGGCATTGTCCCCGACGACCCGCGCCTTAATCCCAATGGTGGCGCAATTGCACTCGGGCATCCTCTAGGCATGAGCGGGACCCGAGTGATCGGAACCGCGATGAATCAGTTGACCTTACAACAGGGAAGGTATGCCTTGTGTAGCCTGTGCGTTGGCGTTGGCCAAGGCATGGCCATGATCATCGAGCGCGTCTGA
- a CDS encoding alpha/beta hydrolase: MLPLQTDIHPYTMSMKGAPLGDDNPVVILLHGRRQTADDMASLIDKLAIPDATYCLPRAPEATWYPRGFTRELDDNQPQLDQGLKVIDQILQALLSQGVDRQRIWLMGFSQGGCMAAEFVRRALQPLGGVIVFTGGLFGPQCPVAPVQKAVFEGMPLWLSGSHTDTWVPAKRITQTAAYFDQLGAHVHLEIAAEREHHVSQSEIEQARTLLAACYAPTHEEAAHV, translated from the coding sequence GTGTTACCTCTTCAAACTGACATTCACCCATATACAATGAGCATGAAAGGCGCACCGCTGGGTGACGACAATCCTGTAGTGATCCTTTTACATGGTCGCCGACAAACCGCCGACGACATGGCGAGCTTGATTGACAAACTGGCTATCCCAGATGCCACCTACTGCCTGCCAAGAGCCCCAGAGGCAACCTGGTATCCACGTGGATTCACTCGCGAGCTGGACGACAACCAGCCCCAGTTAGATCAGGGGCTGAAAGTCATCGACCAGATCCTTCAAGCCCTCCTCTCACAAGGGGTCGACCGCCAGCGGATCTGGCTCATGGGCTTCTCTCAAGGTGGGTGTATGGCCGCCGAGTTCGTCCGACGCGCATTGCAACCACTGGGCGGTGTCATTGTGTTCACCGGCGGCCTGTTCGGTCCTCAGTGCCCAGTGGCCCCCGTTCAAAAAGCGGTGTTTGAAGGCATGCCTTTGTGGCTATCAGGAAGTCACACTGATACCTGGGTGCCCGCCAAGCGCATCACGCAAACGGCCGCCTACTTTGACCAGCTCGGGGCACACGTCCATCTTGAGATTGCTGCCGAGCGCGAGCATCACGTGAGTCAATCGGAAATCGAACAGGCCAGAACCTTGTTAGCCGCTTGCTACGCGCCTACGCATGAGGAGGCCGCCCATGTCTAA
- a CDS encoding 3-keto-5-aminohexanoate cleavage protein, producing MDKLIITAAVNGGITPRSKQPAIPHTPKEIADAVIQCSQAGASVAHIHARDDAGRPSYDQAVWREIIERIRERSDILLNLSTSGLNLPKNSPEEEAWNHLEYRPEIASFNCGSVNHGDKPFINSPALAKKLAQALKANQVMPEIEIYHSGVIHEAVTLQQQGYLGERLVFAFAMGIHGGVRPTCKDLLHLVDSLPANSLWSAIGIGQAQLPLNTYSILLGGHVRTGLEDNIYYRKGELATSNAQLVDRVVRLSHELGRDVATVNEARALLGLSRPPPQANPIAAATI from the coding sequence ATGGACAAATTAATTATCACCGCCGCCGTCAACGGCGGGATCACCCCAAGAAGTAAGCAACCGGCAATACCACACACACCGAAAGAGATTGCTGACGCCGTCATCCAGTGCAGCCAAGCTGGTGCTAGCGTCGCCCACATTCACGCTCGGGATGACGCTGGTCGGCCCTCCTACGACCAAGCTGTGTGGCGCGAGATCATAGAGCGAATCCGCGAACGTTCCGACATCCTTCTTAACCTCAGCACTTCGGGCCTAAACCTGCCAAAAAATAGCCCGGAAGAGGAGGCTTGGAACCACCTCGAGTACCGTCCAGAGATCGCCTCTTTCAACTGTGGCTCGGTCAATCACGGTGATAAGCCTTTCATCAACAGCCCCGCGCTCGCCAAAAAACTTGCACAGGCACTTAAAGCCAATCAGGTCATGCCGGAAATAGAGATCTACCATTCCGGTGTCATTCACGAAGCCGTCACGCTCCAGCAACAAGGCTACCTTGGTGAAAGGCTGGTGTTTGCCTTTGCGATGGGCATTCACGGTGGGGTCCGCCCAACCTGTAAAGATCTGCTGCACCTAGTGGACAGTCTGCCCGCCAACAGTTTGTGGTCAGCCATCGGCATCGGTCAGGCGCAATTGCCGCTCAACACTTACTCGATTTTACTCGGGGGTCATGTGCGCACCGGACTCGAGGACAACATCTATTACCGAAAAGGTGAGCTCGCCACCAGCAATGCCCAGTTAGTCGATCGTGTCGTCCGACTGTCTCATGAGCTGGGCAGAGACGTAGCCACCGTGAACGAAGCCAGAGCCCTGTTAGGCCTCAGCCGTCCCCCCCCCCAAGCCAACCCTATCGCAGCGGCGACAATATAA
- a CDS encoding MepB family protein codes for MRHNILANGYTLTHPIVLDPYPQNRQYEALAFSIDGQQILYRKGHVTPDRPGHFLTIWKRSHGEGPEPKKTRPFEKPDLDYLFVEVHDHQTSKQGMFIFPLSVLLKKGVVRSEKAKGKMAVRVFPPWTSSRGVEKSQVFSESAKRTQRWQCEYFVWMEENVITDFEKFARLFGAPLN; via the coding sequence TTGCGTCACAACATCTTAGCGAATGGCTACACGTTAACCCACCCCATCGTCTTAGACCCTTACCCTCAGAATCGTCAGTATGAAGCGCTCGCGTTCTCCATTGATGGCCAACAAATCCTGTATAGAAAGGGCCACGTTACGCCCGATAGGCCGGGGCATTTCCTCACCATCTGGAAGCGCTCTCATGGGGAGGGTCCCGAGCCGAAAAAGACGAGGCCTTTTGAGAAACCGGATTTGGATTACCTGTTTGTGGAGGTCCATGATCACCAAACCTCCAAACAAGGGATGTTTATCTTTCCCTTATCGGTGCTGCTAAAGAAAGGGGTGGTCAGGTCAGAGAAAGCGAAAGGGAAAATGGCCGTGCGAGTCTTCCCTCCCTGGACTTCGAGTCGGGGTGTGGAGAAGTCTCAAGTGTTTTCTGAGTCGGCCAAGCGAACACAGCGTTGGCAATGTGAGTACTTTGTCTGGATGGAAGAAAATGTGATCACCGATTTCGAAAAATTTGCCCGTCTCTTTGGCGCGCCTTTAAACTAG
- a CDS encoding bile acid:sodium symporter family protein: MLRIIINAFPLWVVLGSVVAYLQPAIFTPLKPQIVPLLMLIMLSMGLTLTLDDFKRVTSSVKAVTAGLILQFSVMPLSALFVAHAFDMDMALTIGMVLVGSVAGGTASNVICYLANGNVALSITMTAFSTLIGVVMTPFLVDALLGVNVDVPVGPMVLNLVKIVIIPITIGIALNHFFRRPVMTIAPVLPLVSMLSIVMAIAIIVALNHDKIAIVGLGIALAVILHNAMGLVLGYWVCRALKFDYVTCKTIAIEVGLQNSGLATALALKFFSPISALPAALFSIWHNLSGSILAHYWSRDKRKRSRDLSVS; encoded by the coding sequence ATGCTTAGAATAATAATCAATGCGTTTCCACTCTGGGTGGTATTGGGTTCCGTTGTCGCTTACCTGCAACCTGCGATATTTACACCACTCAAACCCCAAATCGTTCCCTTGCTGATGCTCATCATGCTGTCCATGGGCTTAACGCTAACGCTCGATGATTTTAAACGTGTCACATCCAGTGTGAAGGCGGTGACGGCCGGGCTCATTCTTCAGTTCTCCGTCATGCCACTGAGTGCTCTGTTTGTTGCTCACGCCTTTGATATGGATATGGCGCTCACCATTGGTATGGTGCTGGTAGGCAGTGTCGCAGGAGGCACCGCCTCAAATGTGATCTGTTATCTCGCCAACGGCAATGTCGCCTTATCCATCACCATGACCGCTTTTTCCACCTTGATAGGCGTGGTGATGACCCCATTTTTAGTCGATGCCCTTCTGGGCGTGAACGTCGACGTCCCCGTTGGACCAATGGTGCTCAATCTGGTGAAAATCGTCATTATCCCGATCACCATTGGGATCGCCCTCAACCACTTCTTTCGTCGTCCAGTGATGACAATAGCCCCTGTGTTGCCGCTTGTCTCGATGCTCTCGATTGTCATGGCCATCGCCATTATCGTGGCCCTTAACCATGATAAGATTGCCATCGTCGGATTGGGGATCGCGCTGGCGGTCATTTTGCACAATGCCATGGGGCTTGTTTTGGGTTACTGGGTTTGCAGAGCGCTCAAGTTTGACTATGTGACCTGTAAGACGATTGCGATCGAGGTTGGCTTACAAAATTCTGGATTGGCCACGGCATTAGCGCTCAAATTTTTCTCCCCCATCTCGGCACTGCCTGCTGCGCTCTTTTCTATCTGGCATAACTTGTCAGGTTCAATACTTGCGCATTATTGGTCACGAGATAAACGCAAGCGATCGCGCGATCTCTCCGTGTCATAG
- a CDS encoding transposase domain-containing protein: MGKLRHNGSVVSKAAVLSDKATIRRRRLLGDLVLWLIVGMAFFRNGPIAEVARRMNVCAEGRPKPCLPRCLATRYLSYTMRGGR, from the coding sequence ATGGGAAAATTGCGTCATAATGGGTCCGTTGTGTCCAAAGCCGCTGTGCTCTCAGATAAAGCAACGATTCGTCGACGTCGATTACTCGGTGACTTGGTCCTTTGGCTCATCGTTGGAATGGCATTCTTCCGCAACGGACCTATCGCTGAAGTTGCAAGACGAATGAACGTCTGTGCTGAGGGAAGGCCAAAACCGTGTTTACCTCGCTGCCTCGCGACCAGGTATCTGAGCTATACCATGAGAGGTGGGAGATAG
- a CDS encoding prepilin-type N-terminal cleavage/methylation domain-containing protein, protein MKKTGFTLIELVVVVVILGILAVVAAPRFLNLQSSAREATLEGIANAMEGVINQVSAKAYINGLTPSTSNPGNQQDYVLDFGIGTVEVDWGALCPESEGESGDALTMLDFITLGTSDDLTTAIGNRHTVIGFEHSFSETELNSSNITTLPPGCYVIYDSFGGRSSSTCPAEGCVCTVRVENTNC, encoded by the coding sequence ATGAAAAAAACTGGTTTTACATTAATCGAGTTGGTCGTTGTCGTGGTTATTTTAGGTATTCTTGCTGTCGTGGCAGCGCCTAGATTTCTTAACCTTCAATCCTCTGCTCGTGAAGCCACATTGGAAGGTATTGCCAACGCAATGGAAGGCGTGATTAATCAGGTTAGTGCGAAAGCCTACATTAACGGATTAACACCAAGTACGTCTAATCCGGGAAATCAACAGGATTATGTGTTGGATTTTGGTATCGGTACCGTTGAGGTCGATTGGGGAGCACTGTGCCCTGAAAGTGAAGGGGAATCAGGTGACGCATTGACCATGCTTGATTTTATAACTCTTGGCACAAGCGATGACCTCACAACAGCCATCGGTAATCGGCATACTGTGATTGGTTTTGAACACTCTTTTTCTGAGACTGAACTTAACAGTAGCAACATCACCACTCTGCCGCCGGGTTGCTATGTCATCTATGATTCCTTTGGAGGAAGGTCTTCTAGCACTTGTCCAGCTGAGGGCTGTGTCTGTACCGTACGGGTTGAAAATACCAACTGTTAA
- a CDS encoding LysR family transcriptional regulator, producing MLDRIDQQWLKSFHCVYENNSFKRAAEFLDLPTSNVSRHIALLEERLDVRLFDRTTRRINPTDAGEHLYVRTQSLLDKLNDALEEVTQHSHEVKGQLKVLMPDSPVLAQAVVSFCLEHPSISLCCDTSINPKDDPLDGFDIVISFHRGKLDDYNWVAKEIMRWPSAVVASPKWLQTHPTPYQITDLNYIPCITSYTILNGSPWVFRSAEGELVTQKVSSTFKVNSGYLAKTAALAGLGAALLPIESCRHELATGELAMIDMEHQPADLVLYAFYASRKHLAKKIPMFIQHLKNQSREETSI from the coding sequence ATGTTAGATAGAATTGACCAACAATGGCTCAAAAGTTTTCACTGTGTTTACGAAAACAACAGTTTCAAAAGAGCGGCAGAATTTCTCGATCTACCAACCTCCAATGTCAGTCGCCATATCGCTTTACTGGAGGAGCGCCTTGATGTTCGACTGTTTGACCGGACAACACGCAGAATCAACCCAACAGATGCAGGGGAGCACCTTTACGTCAGAACTCAATCTCTTTTAGACAAACTCAATGACGCCCTCGAAGAAGTGACCCAGCACTCTCATGAAGTTAAAGGACAGCTAAAAGTGCTGATGCCAGACTCACCCGTCTTAGCCCAAGCGGTCGTTTCATTCTGTCTGGAGCACCCTTCAATTTCATTATGCTGTGACACAAGCATTAATCCAAAGGACGATCCATTAGATGGGTTTGATATTGTTATCAGTTTTCACCGTGGCAAACTCGATGACTACAACTGGGTAGCTAAAGAGATCATGCGATGGCCCAGTGCTGTTGTTGCCTCTCCCAAATGGCTACAAACCCACCCAACTCCGTATCAAATTACCGACCTCAACTATATTCCCTGCATCACCAGTTACACAATTTTAAATGGCAGCCCATGGGTGTTTAGAAGCGCTGAGGGCGAGTTAGTGACTCAAAAGGTCAGTTCCACCTTCAAGGTCAACAGTGGCTATCTCGCCAAAACAGCAGCATTAGCTGGACTCGGCGCAGCCCTATTGCCAATTGAGAGTTGTCGACATGAGTTAGCGACTGGTGAGCTGGCCATGATAGACATGGAGCATCAGCCTGCAGACTTGGTTTTGTATGCTTTTTACGCGTCTAGAAAACATTTAGCCAAAAAGATCCCGATGTTTATTCAACATCTGAAAAATCAGTCAAGAGAAGAAACTTCTATCTAA
- the accD gene encoding acetyl-CoA carboxylase, carboxyltransferase subunit beta encodes MDWLENLFNRKNKISARKASIPEGIWTKCSSCEQILYRLALEENLEVCPKCDHHMRMKARHRLDSFLDKENREEIASDLMPKDLLNFKDLKLYKDRISLAQKTTGETDALVAMKGALCGMPVVACAFEFAFMAGSMGAVVGARFVKAVEVAIEGNCGLVCFSACGGARMQESLMSLMQMSKASAALNQLSRCGLPYVSVLTDQTFGGVSASLAMLGDINIGEPRAIIGFAGRRVIEQTVREQLPENFQRSEFLLEHGAIDMIIDRREMRQRVSGLIAKMTNTTLLDDANAV; translated from the coding sequence ATGGATTGGTTAGAAAACCTCTTTAATAGAAAAAACAAAATCAGTGCTCGTAAAGCATCGATCCCAGAAGGCATCTGGACCAAATGCTCTTCTTGTGAGCAAATCCTCTATCGTTTGGCGTTAGAAGAGAACCTAGAGGTTTGCCCAAAGTGCGATCATCATATGAGAATGAAGGCGCGTCACCGATTAGACAGCTTCTTGGATAAGGAGAATCGAGAGGAAATTGCCAGTGATCTTATGCCGAAAGATTTACTCAATTTCAAAGATCTGAAGCTATATAAAGATCGTATCTCGCTTGCTCAAAAGACGACAGGCGAAACCGATGCTTTGGTGGCCATGAAGGGGGCTCTGTGCGGGATGCCAGTCGTCGCATGCGCATTCGAGTTTGCTTTCATGGCGGGCTCTATGGGGGCTGTGGTCGGCGCTCGATTTGTGAAAGCGGTTGAAGTAGCGATTGAGGGTAATTGTGGATTAGTGTGCTTTTCTGCTTGTGGTGGTGCCCGTATGCAAGAATCACTCATGTCTTTAATGCAAATGTCCAAGGCCAGTGCAGCGCTCAACCAATTGTCCCGTTGTGGGTTACCTTATGTTTCGGTGCTGACTGACCAGACATTTGGCGGCGTGTCCGCTAGCTTAGCCATGCTTGGAGATATTAATATTGGTGAACCTAGAGCGATTATTGGTTTTGCTGGTCGCCGAGTTATAGAGCAGACCGTGCGTGAACAACTGCCTGAGAACTTCCAGCGTAGCGAGTTTCTGTTAGAACACGGAGCCATCGATATGATTATTGATCGGCGTGAGATGCGACAGCGTGTCAGTGGATTAATCGCGAAAATGACCAATACGACACTGCTTGATGATGCTAATGCGGTCTAG
- a CDS encoding siderophore ferric iron reductase, whose protein sequence is MSSDAFFDHLFEYAQQVTPYLAGVIAPIPEDAPQQDIIHVDHPCSENIQDLYERLKAAHPEAGSAYWLTRTWDLICWQPVYLSFISIYALHGLPDLTRIGQKVQSEFVAGFQFESTEHVHGTEAELVAKAGIQLQTLFAFFREEMSQWTRIRPGFTNHLFADGVLGCLVKLSKFAPDIPNDYLLEQASLWLDACGLPAKLAKTLTVDEQSEELKLVRTSCCLVYKCHGRKLCEDCPRHPENKA, encoded by the coding sequence ATGAGCTCAGACGCTTTCTTCGATCACCTATTCGAATACGCGCAACAAGTAACGCCTTATCTGGCTGGTGTGATTGCACCGATCCCCGAAGATGCGCCTCAGCAAGACATCATCCACGTCGATCATCCGTGCAGTGAAAATATCCAGGATTTGTATGAACGCCTTAAGGCGGCTCATCCTGAAGCTGGCTCTGCCTATTGGCTAACCCGAACGTGGGATCTGATTTGTTGGCAACCAGTTTACCTTTCATTCATCTCGATCTATGCGTTGCATGGTTTGCCTGATCTCACTCGTATTGGACAAAAAGTGCAGTCGGAGTTTGTAGCAGGCTTTCAATTCGAATCTACAGAGCATGTTCATGGCACAGAGGCGGAGTTAGTAGCAAAAGCTGGTATTCAACTGCAGACCTTGTTTGCTTTTTTCCGCGAAGAAATGAGCCAGTGGACGCGGATTCGTCCGGGCTTTACCAACCACTTGTTCGCTGATGGTGTGCTGGGTTGTCTGGTCAAGCTGAGTAAGTTTGCCCCTGATATTCCGAATGACTATTTGCTTGAACAGGCTTCACTTTGGTTGGATGCGTGTGGGTTGCCAGCTAAATTGGCTAAAACACTGACCGTGGATGAACAAAGTGAAGAGTTGAAACTGGTGCGTACCAGTTGTTGTTTGGTATACAAGTGTCACGGACGTAAACTCTGCGAGGATTGTCCGCGACATCCAGAAAATAAAGCCTAG
- a CDS encoding BCCT family transporter has protein sequence MSSTKDRYSIENTDYTVGQDNVQKWGFDVHNPVFGASAGLIIVFLVALLIADPTVAKSTIDGVKLQIIESFDTLFMWSGNVFLIFCIGLVLSPYGKIRIGGVDAKPEHSNLSWIAMLFAAGMGIGLMFWGVAEPVAYFTGWFETPLGVEPYTEEAAKVALGATMFHWGLHPWAIYAVVALAMAFFAFNKGLPLSIRSVFYPILGDRTWGWFGHIIDVLAVLATLFGLATSLGLGAQQAASGISHVFGIESGLGLQLGVIAFVTSLAIISVIRGIDGGVKVLSNTNLLVAFALLMFVIIAGFATALGTIPTTIAGYVENMLPLSNPYGREDEAWMHGWTVFYWAWWVSWSPCVGMFIARISKGRTVREFLTAVILIPTAITLVWMSAFGGIAIEQVINQVGELGQNGLTDITLSLFYAFDAMPMGTVLSVISIILIMVFFITSSDSASLVVDSITSGGKVDAPIPQRIFWASVEGAIAAMLLWIGGTEAIQALQAGTISTGLPFTVILLTMCVSLLMGMRTELQHHKLSYA, from the coding sequence ATGAGTAGTACTAAGGATAGATATAGTATTGAAAATACCGATTATACCGTCGGTCAAGACAACGTTCAGAAATGGGGGTTTGACGTACATAACCCTGTTTTTGGAGCCAGCGCGGGCCTGATCATTGTCTTTCTTGTCGCCCTTCTTATCGCCGATCCCACCGTTGCAAAATCCACTATTGATGGCGTAAAGCTGCAAATCATCGAGTCTTTTGACACGCTGTTTATGTGGTCTGGAAATGTATTCCTAATTTTCTGTATTGGCCTAGTTTTATCACCTTATGGCAAAATTCGCATTGGTGGTGTCGATGCCAAACCTGAGCATTCCAACCTTTCGTGGATTGCCATGCTGTTCGCTGCGGGTATGGGTATCGGCTTAATGTTCTGGGGCGTTGCAGAACCTGTTGCTTACTTCACTGGTTGGTTTGAAACTCCGCTGGGTGTCGAGCCATACACTGAAGAAGCAGCTAAAGTGGCACTCGGTGCAACCATGTTCCACTGGGGTCTTCACCCTTGGGCAATTTACGCAGTCGTAGCTCTGGCAATGGCCTTCTTTGCCTTCAATAAAGGCCTACCTTTATCGATCCGTTCAGTTTTTTATCCTATTTTGGGCGACCGTACTTGGGGCTGGTTTGGTCACATCATTGATGTGCTTGCAGTTCTCGCTACCTTGTTTGGTCTCGCGACCTCACTTGGGCTTGGCGCTCAACAAGCCGCCAGTGGTATCAGCCATGTTTTTGGTATCGAGAGTGGACTCGGCCTTCAACTTGGTGTGATCGCTTTTGTTACCAGCCTAGCCATTATCTCCGTTATTCGCGGCATTGATGGCGGGGTCAAAGTACTGAGTAACACCAACTTACTTGTGGCTTTTGCGCTGCTAATGTTCGTTATCATTGCTGGTTTTGCAACGGCACTCGGCACTATTCCAACTACCATCGCCGGTTACGTTGAAAATATGCTGCCACTGAGTAACCCATATGGTCGCGAAGACGAAGCTTGGATGCATGGCTGGACCGTCTTCTACTGGGCTTGGTGGGTATCATGGTCACCATGTGTCGGTATGTTTATTGCTCGTATTTCCAAAGGCCGAACAGTAAGAGAATTCCTGACGGCCGTGATTCTGATACCAACCGCTATCACTCTTGTCTGGATGTCAGCCTTTGGGGGAATCGCAATCGAACAGGTCATCAATCAGGTTGGTGAGTTAGGTCAAAATGGCCTTACAGATATTACTTTGTCACTGTTCTATGCCTTTGACGCTATGCCGATGGGGACAGTGCTTTCTGTAATTTCTATTATATTAATCATGGTGTTCTTTATCACCTCATCTGACTCTGCTTCACTGGTTGTCGACAGCATAACTTCAGGCGGAAAAGTGGATGCACCGATTCCACAACGCATTTTCTGGGCATCAGTAGAAGGCGCTATAGCGGCAATGTTGCTTTGGATTGGTGGCACAGAAGCCATTCAAGCGCTGCAAGCAGGAACCATCTCAACTGGCTTACCATTTACTGTGATTCTGCTGACCATGTGTGTCAGTCTGTTGATGGGCATGCGCACCGAGCTGCAACATCACAAGCTCAGCTACGCTTAA